From Rutidosis leptorrhynchoides isolate AG116_Rl617_1_P2 chromosome 3, CSIRO_AGI_Rlap_v1, whole genome shotgun sequence, a single genomic window includes:
- the LOC139901626 gene encoding serine/threonine-protein kinase-like protein At3g51990, which translates to MGSLSLDLTSSHAGETILVVMDGNRGKGSLDALEWAIKYIVCHNETIVVVGVLPEIGKKSSLPCLPFQVGFGTSGIYIKLEFSNPSEMKPSELEREISRKKREYQEFLQPCYDHCKDKEVKFDIRLTAGLESKKVAVEEAKKLDPRWIVLDGYFKKDKEYIQKHVDCHLALLKTKGVATLIPSKITGPECEEWQTICKKIDDQPFTTSDFVDEPHLPNQTPSTPCSYPRTFSLNEVEKITDGFNNIVLRDDDKVVCRGVVGDIPVIVMGLPADNQSVSVLKIATRARHTNILSLIGYCYVDDSIFFLCESPRNTLEACLLCNKEAMNLSWNSRWGIAIEIGEAVRYLHEEFVDGSIVNLSLSSFTVSLSFSSSAKVTSTYLHVHVCVLLFLTARGKKKAGSLCIYKKTVKQVKLDDAPLNELHLTKDSKGTNIGMNEQLRADIKNYGVLLLELISGQSSRLFEKEGQCLADWALPFLEKNILSPLLDPRLVDTSDPGVANMARAALACLKNDRTQNLTISKVLAIVRGNQ; encoded by the exons ATGGGTTCATTGTCTCTAGATTTAACCTCTTCTCATGCAGGAGAAACTATACTTGTTGTGATGGACGGGAACCGGGGTAAAGGAAGTCTCGATGCGTTAGAGTGGGCGATTAAATATATAGTTTGCCATAATGAAACCATTGTTGTTGTCGGAGTGTTGCCCGAAATTGGAAAGAAATCGAGTCTTCCTTGTTTACCGTTTCAGGTCGGATTCGGTACATCTGGTATCT ATATAAAACTCGAGTTCTCGAATCCCTCCGAAATGAAACCATCGGAACTCGAAAGAGAGATCAGTAGAAAAAAGAGGGAATACCAAGAATTTCTACAGCCCTGTTATGACCATTGTAAAGACAAAGAG GTGAAGTTCGATATAAGGCTAACTGCAGGGTTAGAATCCAAGAAAGTAGCTGTCGAAGAAGCAAAAAAACTTGATCCTCGATGGATTGTGTTAGATGG ATACTTTAAGAAAGATAAAGAATACATACAAAAGCACGTCGACTGTCATCTGGCTTTGTTGAAGACAAAAGGCGTAGCAACCTTAATCCCATCAAAGATCACGGGTCCCGAGTGTGAAGAATGGCAAACCATTTGTAAGAAAATCGATGATCAACCGTTCACTACTTCCGATTTCGTAGATGAACCACATTTGCCGAACCAAACTCCATCTACTCCTTGTTCGTACCCGAGAACTTTTTCTTTAAATGAAGTTGAAAAAATTACAGATGGATTTAATAATATTGTGCTTAGAGATGATGATAAGGTAGTCTGCAGAGGTGTTGTTGGAGATATTCCTGTTATCGTTATGGGTCTACCTGCGGATAACCAGTCTGTTTCTGTACTTAAAATTGCTACTCGTGCTCGGCATACGAATATTTTGAGCCTAATTGGTTACTGTTACGTTGATGATTCAATCTTTTTTCTCTGTGAATCTCCCAGAAATACACTTGAAGCTTGTTTGCTGT GTAATAAGGAAGCAATGAATCTTTCGTGGAATTCACGTTGGGGTATTgctattgagattggtgaagcGGTTCGTTACCTTCATGAGGAATTTGTAGATGGATCCATTGTTAATCTGTCTCTTTCTTCATTTACCGTTTCACTTTCTTTCAGTTCTTCAGCCAAGGTGACATCAACTTATTTACATGTCCATGTTTGTGTTTTGCTGTTTCTTACTGCTAGGGGTAAAAAAAAGGCGGGTTCT CTTTGCATCTATAAGAAAACAGTAAAGCAAGTGAAGCTGGATGATGCTCCTTTGAACGAACTCCACTTAACGAA GGACTCGAAAGGCACAAATATCGGTATGAATGAGCAACTTAGAGCCGATATAAAAAATTATGGGGTACTCTTGTTGGAGCTTATATCAGGACAGAGTAGCCGATTGTTTGAAAAAGAAGGTCAATGTCTCGCTGATTGG GCACTGCCATTTCTAGAGAAGAATATACTAAGCCCGTTGTTGGATCCACGATTAGTTGACACGAGTGATCCTGGAGTGGCAAATATGGCACGTGCGGCGTTGGCTTGTCTCAAGAACGACCGGACCCAGAATCTTACTATCAGTAAG GTGTTGGCAATTGTACGCGGTAATCAGTGA
- the LOC139901625 gene encoding uncharacterized protein, whose amino-acid sequence MRRTIKPPTTALSGFSGESAWPIRVLDLRLELRDSKDKFKKRTESVEFYVVRSYSRYNAILGRTSIQKFGAIPSTIHGMVRFLMEQGVTTLESTPLNALCATVTDRGSATPEEKGANDWWVIVNPKYLEQKVKIGGTSHTKLKRS is encoded by the coding sequence ATGAGACGAACCATCAAGCCTCCGACCACGGCCTTGTCCGGGTTTTCAGGAGAATCAGCGTGGCCCATTAGAGTTCTAGACTTGAGGTTGGAGCTGAGAGATAGCAAGGACAAATTTAAAAAGCGTACTGAGAGCGTAGAATTTTATGTAGTACGCTCGTATTCTAGATACAATGCTATACTAGGAAGAACCTCCATTCAAAAATTTGGCGCTATACCATCCACAATCCACGGGATGGTTCGATTCCTGATGGAGCAAGGAGTCACCACCCTTGAATCAACGCCGCTGAACGCCTTATGCGCAACTGTTACTGATAGAGGAAGCGCTACTCCCGAAGAAAAAGGCGCGAATGATTGGTGGGTTATAGTTAATCCCAAATATCTGGAACAAAAGGTAAAGATAGGGGGAACCTCACACACGAAACTAAAGAGAAGCTGA